Proteins found in one Colletes latitarsis isolate SP2378_abdomen chromosome 8, iyColLati1, whole genome shotgun sequence genomic segment:
- the LOC143344718 gene encoding aminoacyl tRNA synthase complex-interacting multifunctional protein 2 isoform X1 gives MLNEMTMYALKPIVSLPRMLHRTKAMYEMRNIHEKRSRDDHTEAVNETVPDITEQVISFLKSPLPEYNALEMRQEKILAQLAELKKQVSMLSNLLKQTNQAVTTDKCLEYQEPVSINLITNVNPKRPPYFISALQKVWKDTDIKVQTYVHSSIIGEVPTVHQETNNSPKNYVINLSLIWKDVEDLELVCGLHGCHIIGETNFLKYVSRLLNSHNYENSDCVKVVNTIDLILDLCHSIQFQQSLKKKEEVLSSIVDKLDTNWSNKEKPDIADIAVWCIIKQVFPEKCPQKLKKWFNACEKHFV, from the exons ATGCTCAACGAAATGACAATGTACGCTTTGAAACCGATTGTTTCTTTGCCACGAATGTTGCATCGCACAAAAGCGATGTACGAAATGCGAAATATTCACGAGAAACGATCAAGAGACGACCATACGGAAGCCGTGAACGAGACTGTGCCTGATATCACTGAGCAGGTTATCAGCTTTTTGAAG agTCCATTGCCAGAATATAATGCATTGGAAATGAGACAAGAGAAAATATTAGCTCAACTTGCAGAACTCAAGAAACAAGTATCAATGTTATCTAATTTATTGAAGCAAACAAATCAGGCTGTTACAACTGATAAATGTCTCGAGTATCAG GAGCCAGTTAGTATAAATCTTATTACCAATGTGAATCCAAAAAGGCCACCTTATTTTATATCAGCATTGCAAAAGGTGTGGAAGGATACTGATATTAAAGTACAAACTTATGTTCATTCGAGTATTATTGGTGAAGTGCCCACGGTCCATCAAGAAACTAACAATTCTCCTAAAAACTATGTTATAAACTTATCATTGATCTGGAAAGATG ttgAAGATCTGGAACTTGTATGTGGCCTACATGGTTGCCACATAATTGGTGaaactaattttttaaaatatgtaaGTAGGTTATTAAATTCACACAATTACGAAAATTCTGACTGTGTAAAAGTGGTAAATACGATCGACTTGATATTAGACTTGTGTCACAGTATACAGTTTCAACAATcgttaaaaaagaaagaagaagtaTTGTCATCAATAGTTGATAAGTTAGATACTAATTGGTCAAACAAAGAAAAGCCAGATATAGCAGATATTGCTGTGTGGtgtattattaaacaagtatTTCCTGAAAAATGTCCACAAAAATTGAAGAAATGGTTTAATGCATGTGAAAAacattttgtataa
- the LOC143344718 gene encoding aminoacyl tRNA synthase complex-interacting multifunctional protein 2 isoform X2: MLNEMTMYALKPIVSLPRMLHRTKAMYEMRNIHEKRSRDDHTEAVNETVPDITEQSPLPEYNALEMRQEKILAQLAELKKQVSMLSNLLKQTNQAVTTDKCLEYQEPVSINLITNVNPKRPPYFISALQKVWKDTDIKVQTYVHSSIIGEVPTVHQETNNSPKNYVINLSLIWKDVEDLELVCGLHGCHIIGETNFLKYVSRLLNSHNYENSDCVKVVNTIDLILDLCHSIQFQQSLKKKEEVLSSIVDKLDTNWSNKEKPDIADIAVWCIIKQVFPEKCPQKLKKWFNACEKHFV; this comes from the exons ATGCTCAACGAAATGACAATGTACGCTTTGAAACCGATTGTTTCTTTGCCACGAATGTTGCATCGCACAAAAGCGATGTACGAAATGCGAAATATTCACGAGAAACGATCAAGAGACGACCATACGGAAGCCGTGAACGAGACTGTGCCTGATATCACTGAGCAG agTCCATTGCCAGAATATAATGCATTGGAAATGAGACAAGAGAAAATATTAGCTCAACTTGCAGAACTCAAGAAACAAGTATCAATGTTATCTAATTTATTGAAGCAAACAAATCAGGCTGTTACAACTGATAAATGTCTCGAGTATCAG GAGCCAGTTAGTATAAATCTTATTACCAATGTGAATCCAAAAAGGCCACCTTATTTTATATCAGCATTGCAAAAGGTGTGGAAGGATACTGATATTAAAGTACAAACTTATGTTCATTCGAGTATTATTGGTGAAGTGCCCACGGTCCATCAAGAAACTAACAATTCTCCTAAAAACTATGTTATAAACTTATCATTGATCTGGAAAGATG ttgAAGATCTGGAACTTGTATGTGGCCTACATGGTTGCCACATAATTGGTGaaactaattttttaaaatatgtaaGTAGGTTATTAAATTCACACAATTACGAAAATTCTGACTGTGTAAAAGTGGTAAATACGATCGACTTGATATTAGACTTGTGTCACAGTATACAGTTTCAACAATcgttaaaaaagaaagaagaagtaTTGTCATCAATAGTTGATAAGTTAGATACTAATTGGTCAAACAAAGAAAAGCCAGATATAGCAGATATTGCTGTGTGGtgtattattaaacaagtatTTCCTGAAAAATGTCCACAAAAATTGAAGAAATGGTTTAATGCATGTGAAAAacattttgtataa